In Rhizoctonia solani chromosome 7, complete sequence, one DNA window encodes the following:
- a CDS encoding mitochondrial intermembrane space import and assembly protein, translated as MPKGKITKPQDDPEFDELEESEEDYEYDEEEDQGFYIKAALKPPNSHPVSCYDLYNQIQEGVISLDADYQRDVVWNDAKQSNLIDSVYRDYFIPPVLFAKRIGDDGEEIKVCIDGKQRLTSIHRFMDGYIPLKVDGKSWFYQTRGNKAAKKVIPNGWKKQFASKQLIVVEFADLSDATERDIFQRVQLGMALNEAEKQKAISSPTVTWIRTMVTQYFEGDDGIPQFMKMNMRRSKDFQCVAQYVYMASALPAFDSPGTVKLTRFLGQQDERSDAFKKPVERAIRDLHKLVQDETNLKLTGAAAVAPIELVHICLVCLLLKGRSLRTMAGAIGKMRTVIRGKHIDVRANTRVAKSFAEHLETLQAPGISGPETDWQIDTSAARAAKKRKADDDDDTDMAFTSDDGFPNGSASKGKAKLKPRPSAKSRV; from the exons AGAGGAAGACTATGAATatgatgaagaggaggacCAGGGATTCTACATCAAGGCTGCTTTGAAACCTCCCAATTCTCACCCAGTGTCCTGCTACGATTTATACAATCAAATCCAAGAAG GTGTTATATCAT TGGATGCGGATTACCAACGCGACGTTGTTTGGAACGACGCGAAACAGAGCAATCTCATTGATAGTGTATACAGGGACTACT TCATACCTCCTGTTTTGTTCGCAAAACGCATAGGAGACGATGGCGAAGAAATCAAG GTTTGTATAGACGGCAAACAACGTCTCACCAGTATCCACCGGTTCATGGATGG TTATATACCCC TCAAAGTTGA CGGAAAGAGCTGGTTTTACCAAACACGGGGGAACAAAGCTGCCAAGAAAGTGATTCCCAACGGTTGGAAGAAACAGTTTGCCTCGAAGCAACTCATTGTCG TCGAGTTTGCGGATCTCTCGGACGCAACA GAGCGTGATATTTTCCAACGCGTCCAGCTGGGAATGGCGCTAAATGAGGCCGAGAAGCAGAAAGCCATCTCATCGCCTACAGTTACTTGGATACGTACCATGGTCACACAGTACTTTGAAG GAGACGACGGTATCCCTCAATTCATGAAAATGAACATGAGGCGTTCCAAAGATTTTCAATGTGTAGCAC AATATGTCTATATGGCCAGCGCGTTGCCGGCTTTCGATTCTCCCGGGACTGTTAAGCTTACGAGGTTCTTGGGTCAACAAGACGAAAGAAGcgatgcattcaaaaagcCTGTAGAACGGGCGATTCGAGATTTGCATAAACTTGTG CAAGATGAAACCAACCTCAAGCTGACCGGGGCTGCCGCAGTAGCACCA ATTGAACTTGTTCACATAT GCCTGGTTTGTCTTTTGCTCAAGGGCAGATCCCTTCGCACCATGGCCGGTGCGATTGGTAAGATGCGGACTGTCATCAGAGGGAAACATATTGATGTCCGGGCTAACACT CGTGTTGCTAAATCCTTCGCCGAGCACCTTGAAACCCTTCAGGCGCCCGGTATTTCTGGCCCCGAAACAGATTGGCAAATTGATACCTCAGCCGCTCGAGCGGCTAAAAAACGCAAggctgatgatgatgatgatacgGACATGGCGTTCACGAGCGATGATGGTTTCCCAAATGGAAGCGCCAGTAAAGGCAAAGCAAAACTCAAGCCCCGTCCGAGTGCTAAAAGCAGAGTTTGA